Proteins encoded within one genomic window of Clupea harengus chromosome 10, Ch_v2.0.2, whole genome shotgun sequence:
- the mier2 gene encoding mesoderm induction early response protein 2 isoform X2 — MSSLLVKRNGNRWLSEDFYNIRAFHSPAQKRNGGGPMGSGDLSHCLSYFLSWRNEEQVSATTTRSLARVLRRPGVLHTGAVEMASHPHTGREMSLEELLALYGYDMPNPLIQQERESSALTASLPDITLNKMHPLYLYGPKINTM; from the exons ATGTCATCACTCTTGGTAAAACGTAACGGCAACCGGTGGCTCAGCGAAGACTTCTACAACATCCGGGCATTCCACAGCCCTGCGCAGAAACGGAATGGCGGAG GTCCGATGGGCTCAGGAGATCTCAGTCACTGTCTGTCATACTTTTTGAGCTGGAGAAATGAAGAACAAGTGTCTGCCACAACCACCAGGTCCCTAGCAAGGGTCTTGAGGAGGCCAGGGGTCCTGCACACAGGGGCTGTAGAGATGGCGTCTCACCCCCACACA GGCCGTGAGATGTCTCTGGAGGAGCTGCTAGCGCTCTATGGCTATGACATGCCCAACCCACTCATCCAGCAGGAACGAGAGTCCAGTGCACTCACAGCCAGTCTGCCAGACATCACGCTGAACAAG ATGCACCCGCTGTACCTCTACGGCCCCAAGATTAACACGATGTGA
- the mier2 gene encoding mesoderm induction early response protein 2 isoform X1 yields the protein MSSLLVKRNGNRWLSEDFYNIRAFHSPAQKRNGGGPMGSGDLSHCLSYFLSWRNEEQVSATTTRSLARVLRRPGVLHTGAVEMASHPHTGREMSLEELLALYGYDMPNPLIQQERESSALTASLPDITLNKVSPVTHNSILRATGLYQ from the exons ATGTCATCACTCTTGGTAAAACGTAACGGCAACCGGTGGCTCAGCGAAGACTTCTACAACATCCGGGCATTCCACAGCCCTGCGCAGAAACGGAATGGCGGAG GTCCGATGGGCTCAGGAGATCTCAGTCACTGTCTGTCATACTTTTTGAGCTGGAGAAATGAAGAACAAGTGTCTGCCACAACCACCAGGTCCCTAGCAAGGGTCTTGAGGAGGCCAGGGGTCCTGCACACAGGGGCTGTAGAGATGGCGTCTCACCCCCACACA GGCCGTGAGATGTCTCTGGAGGAGCTGCTAGCGCTCTATGGCTATGACATGCCCAACCCACTCATCCAGCAGGAACGAGAGTCCAGTGCACTCACAGCCAGTCTGCCAGACATCACGCTGAACAAGGTGAGCCCTGTAACGCACAACTCCATACTCAGAGCCACTGGATTGTACCAATGA